The proteins below are encoded in one region of Streptomyces marianii:
- a CDS encoding PadR family transcriptional regulator: MSLEHAILVSLLEKPGSGYELARRFERSIGYFWTATHQQIYRVLKRMEGDGLLEAREVAQQSRPDKREYSVAGPGRAALSRWLHEPVEPESIRHELAVKIRGAAFDDPAALISEVERHRKAHGDRLAHYLLGERRDFTGPEAPVPLDAGQELQHVVLRGGIAYERMTIAWLDDVLATLHRLGAVRPGT, translated from the coding sequence ATGTCGCTCGAACACGCGATCCTCGTCTCCCTGCTGGAGAAACCCGGCTCCGGCTATGAGCTCGCCCGCCGGTTCGAGCGGTCCATCGGGTACTTCTGGACCGCCACCCACCAGCAGATCTACCGCGTCCTCAAGCGTATGGAGGGCGACGGCCTGCTGGAGGCCCGCGAAGTGGCCCAGCAGAGCCGTCCGGACAAGAGGGAGTACTCCGTCGCCGGCCCCGGCCGCGCCGCCCTCTCCCGGTGGCTGCACGAGCCGGTCGAACCGGAGAGCATCCGGCACGAACTCGCCGTGAAGATCCGGGGCGCCGCCTTCGACGACCCGGCGGCGCTGATCTCCGAGGTCGAACGGCACCGCAAGGCGCACGGCGACCGGCTCGCGCACTACCTCTTGGGGGAGCGGCGGGACTTCACCGGCCCGGAGGCACCCGTTCCGCTCGACGCCGGCCAGGAGCTCCAGCACGTCGTGCTGCGCGGCGGCATCGCCTACGAGCGGATGACGATCGCCTGGCTCGACGACGTCCTCGCCACCCTCCACCGGCTCGGGGCCGTGCGCCCGGGCACCTGA